From the Micromonospora sediminicola genome, one window contains:
- a CDS encoding HNH endonuclease family protein, which yields MRTRSGFRAGLTAALAAVLALGAAGCDPSVTEPDAPPSAAGNVNQQLGELTVAAAGSMKGYSRSRFPHWRDTGKNCDVRDTVLQRDGEGIKLSGCNVVGGRWESVYDGVVLTDPSDVDIDHIVPLANAWRSGADEWEDSKRGDFANDQTRPQLIAVSLRSNRAKGDQDPSQWKPANRSYWCQYAADWVTVKHYWRLTVTSAEKAALTDMLEGCTWASKP from the coding sequence GTGCGTACGAGATCAGGATTCCGAGCCGGGCTGACCGCCGCGCTCGCCGCGGTGCTCGCCCTCGGCGCGGCCGGTTGTGACCCCTCCGTCACCGAACCGGACGCGCCACCGAGCGCCGCCGGGAACGTGAACCAGCAGCTCGGCGAGCTGACCGTGGCCGCCGCGGGGTCGATGAAGGGTTACAGCCGCTCCCGCTTCCCGCACTGGCGGGACACCGGCAAGAACTGCGACGTCCGGGACACCGTGTTGCAGCGCGACGGCGAGGGCATCAAGCTCTCCGGCTGCAACGTGGTCGGCGGGCGGTGGGAGAGCGTCTACGACGGGGTGGTGCTGACCGACCCCTCGGACGTGGACATCGACCACATCGTGCCGCTGGCCAACGCGTGGCGTTCCGGCGCGGACGAGTGGGAGGACTCGAAGCGCGGTGACTTCGCCAACGACCAGACCCGGCCGCAGCTCATCGCGGTTTCTCTGCGCTCCAACCGGGCAAAGGGTGACCAGGACCCGTCCCAGTGGAAGCCGGCGAACCGGTCGTACTGGTGCCAGTACGCGGCGGACTGGGTGACGGTCAAGCACTACTGGCGGCTGACGGTGACCAGTGCCGAGAAGGCCGCCCTCACCGACATGCTGGAGGGCTG
- a CDS encoding MFS transporter — protein MTAPAPALRTGSAAGRGTLLAAILASGMVFLDSTVVNVALPRLGAELDATVAGLQWTVNGYLLMLAAFVLLGGALGDRFGRRRVFLIGVAWFAVASVLCGLAQGTGWLVAARFLQGAGGALLTPGSLSVLQASFHPDDRGKAIGTWSGLSGVSTALGPLLGGWLIDTLSWRWIFFVNLPLAVGVVLAAMRWVPESRDEAVSRTGGGRGFDVAGALLGALALGGVTYALIDAPAQGASPAVLAAAVVGVVAVVVFVLVERRRGDTAMLPTGLFSSRLFSVLNVFTVVVYAALGGFTFFLAVYLQNVVGWSALLTGLATVPMTLLLLVGSPRAGALSARIGPRLPLTVGPVVAAAGLLLLRRVGPGASYWVDVLPGVALFGAGLTLVVAPLTTSVLGAVADRFAGVASGFNNAASRAGGLLAVAALPLLVGLSGTGYEQKGALADAYRGAMAWCAGLLLGGALLAVVLIHRPVKGRAPS, from the coding sequence GTGACCGCACCCGCTCCCGCACTGCGTACCGGCTCGGCTGCCGGGCGTGGCACCCTGCTCGCCGCGATCCTCGCCTCCGGCATGGTGTTCCTGGACAGCACCGTGGTCAACGTCGCGCTGCCGCGCCTCGGCGCGGAGCTGGACGCCACGGTGGCCGGTCTGCAGTGGACCGTCAACGGCTACCTGCTGATGCTGGCCGCGTTCGTGCTGCTCGGCGGCGCGTTGGGCGACCGGTTCGGCCGGCGACGGGTCTTCCTGATCGGGGTGGCCTGGTTCGCCGTCGCGTCGGTGCTCTGCGGGCTGGCCCAGGGCACCGGCTGGCTCGTCGCCGCCCGGTTCCTCCAGGGCGCGGGCGGGGCGCTGCTCACCCCCGGCTCGCTCTCCGTGCTCCAGGCCAGCTTCCATCCCGACGACCGGGGCAAGGCGATCGGCACCTGGTCCGGCCTGTCCGGTGTGTCCACCGCACTCGGGCCGCTGCTCGGCGGCTGGCTGATCGACACGCTCTCCTGGCGGTGGATCTTCTTCGTCAACCTGCCACTGGCCGTGGGCGTGGTGCTCGCCGCGATGCGCTGGGTGCCGGAGAGCCGGGACGAGGCGGTCTCGCGTACCGGGGGAGGGCGGGGGTTCGACGTGGCCGGCGCGCTGCTCGGCGCGCTGGCGCTCGGCGGCGTCACGTACGCGCTGATCGACGCCCCGGCGCAGGGCGCCTCCCCGGCGGTGCTGGCCGCCGCGGTGGTCGGGGTGGTCGCGGTGGTGGTGTTCGTGCTCGTCGAGCGGCGGCGCGGGGACACCGCGATGCTGCCCACCGGGCTGTTCTCCAGCCGGCTCTTCTCGGTGCTCAACGTCTTCACCGTGGTGGTGTACGCGGCGCTCGGCGGGTTCACCTTCTTCCTCGCCGTCTACCTGCAGAACGTGGTCGGCTGGTCGGCGCTGCTCACCGGCCTGGCCACGGTGCCGATGACGCTGCTGCTGCTGGTCGGCTCGCCCCGGGCCGGCGCGCTGTCCGCGCGGATCGGGCCCCGGCTGCCGCTCACCGTCGGTCCGGTGGTCGCCGCGGCGGGCCTGCTGCTGCTGCGCCGGGTCGGGCCGGGCGCCTCGTACTGGGTGGACGTGCTGCCCGGCGTGGCGCTGTTCGGGGCCGGGCTCACCCTGGTGGTCGCCCCGCTGACCACGTCGGTGCTGGGCGCCGTGGCGGACCGGTTCGCCGGGGTGGCCAGCGGCTTCAACAACGCCGCCTCCCGCGCCGGCGGCCTGCTCGCGGTGGCCGCGTTGCCGCTGCTGGTCGGACTCTCCGGCACCGGGTACGAGCAGAAGGGCGCGTTGGCCGACGCGTACCGGGGGGCGATGGCGTGGTGCGCGGGGCTGCTGCTGGGCGGCGCCCTGCTCGCCGTGGTGCTCATCCACCGCCCGGTGAAAGGAAGGGCCCCCTCTTAA
- the leuA gene encoding 2-isopropylmalate synthase has product MAQPVTETDPFARQRPSRMPVHRYLPYDRQFRVDLPDRAWPTRRVETAPRWCAVDLRDGNQALIDPMSPERKRRMFQLLVQMGYKEIEVGFPSASQTDYDFVRQLIEQDLIPEDVTIQVLTQCREHLIERTFESLRGARRAIVHFYNSTSTLQRRVVFGLDRDGITDIATQGARLCQKYAEIHTPDTDIHYEYSPESYTGTELEYALEVCAAVIEVVDPTPDRKLIVNLPATVEMAMPNVYADSIEWMHRHLPRRDSLSLSLHPHNDRGTGVAAAELGLLAGADRIEGCLFGNGERTGNVDLVTLGLNMFSQGIDPMIDFSNIDEVKRAVEYCNQLPVHERHPYAGDLVYTAFSGSHQDAINKGFAALHADAAAAGVPEDEFTWAVPYLPIDPKDLGRTYEAVIRVNSQSGKGGVAYIMKSEHQLDLPRRLQIEFSGVVQEVTDHDGGEVEPGTMWEIFARNYLVDHQVDPAVTLAGYTIGTVDGKVEIDARVGVDGETRPLTAVGNGPIDAYVNALQSLGVAVRVLDYHEHALSSGGDAQAAAYVECEVDGRTVWGGGVDANIVTASIKAVTSAVNRTRA; this is encoded by the coding sequence ATGGCTCAACCTGTCACCGAGACCGATCCGTTCGCCCGCCAGCGGCCCAGCCGGATGCCGGTCCACCGTTACCTCCCGTACGACCGGCAGTTCCGGGTCGACCTGCCCGACCGCGCCTGGCCCACCCGCCGCGTCGAGACCGCGCCCCGCTGGTGCGCGGTGGACCTCCGCGACGGCAACCAGGCGCTGATCGACCCGATGTCGCCGGAGCGCAAGCGCCGGATGTTCCAGCTCCTGGTGCAGATGGGCTACAAGGAGATCGAGGTCGGCTTCCCGTCGGCCAGCCAGACCGACTACGACTTCGTGCGGCAGCTGATCGAGCAGGACCTGATTCCCGAGGACGTCACCATCCAGGTGCTGACCCAGTGCCGGGAGCACCTGATCGAGCGGACCTTCGAGTCGCTGCGCGGCGCCCGCCGGGCCATCGTGCACTTCTACAACTCGACCTCGACGCTGCAGCGCCGGGTGGTCTTCGGCCTGGACCGCGACGGCATCACCGACATCGCCACCCAGGGCGCGCGGCTCTGCCAGAAGTACGCGGAGATCCACACCCCGGACACCGACATCCACTACGAGTACTCGCCGGAGTCCTACACCGGCACCGAGCTGGAGTACGCGCTGGAGGTCTGCGCGGCGGTGATCGAGGTCGTCGACCCCACCCCGGACCGGAAGCTGATCGTCAACCTGCCGGCCACCGTCGAGATGGCGATGCCCAACGTCTACGCCGACTCGATCGAGTGGATGCACCGGCACCTGCCCCGACGGGACAGCCTGTCGCTGAGCCTGCACCCGCACAACGACCGGGGCACCGGCGTGGCCGCCGCCGAGCTGGGCCTGCTGGCCGGCGCCGACCGGATCGAGGGCTGCCTGTTCGGCAACGGCGAGCGCACCGGCAACGTCGACCTGGTGACGCTCGGCCTGAACATGTTCTCCCAGGGCATCGACCCGATGATCGACTTCTCGAACATCGACGAGGTCAAGCGCGCCGTCGAATACTGCAACCAGCTGCCGGTGCACGAGCGCCACCCGTACGCGGGCGACCTGGTCTACACCGCGTTCTCCGGCTCCCACCAGGACGCGATCAACAAGGGCTTCGCCGCGCTGCACGCCGACGCGGCGGCGGCCGGGGTGCCGGAGGACGAGTTCACCTGGGCCGTGCCCTACCTGCCGATCGACCCGAAGGACCTGGGCCGCACCTACGAGGCGGTCATCCGGGTCAACTCGCAGTCCGGCAAGGGCGGCGTCGCGTACATCATGAAGAGCGAGCACCAGCTCGACCTGCCGCGCCGCCTCCAGATCGAGTTCTCCGGCGTGGTCCAGGAGGTCACCGACCACGACGGCGGCGAGGTAGAGCCGGGCACCATGTGGGAGATCTTCGCCCGCAACTACCTGGTCGACCACCAGGTCGACCCGGCGGTCACGCTGGCCGGCTACACCATCGGCACCGTCGACGGCAAGGTCGAGATCGACGCCCGGGTCGGCGTCGACGGCGAGACCCGGCCGCTCACCGCCGTCGGCAACGGCCCGATCGACGCCTACGTCAACGCGTTGCAGTCGCTGGGCGTGGCCGTACGCGTGCTCGACTACCACGAGCACGCGCTGTCCTCCGGCGGTGACGCGCAGGCCGCCGCGTACGTGGAGTGCGAGGTGGACGGCCGCACGGTGTGGGGTGGCGGGGTGGACGCCAACATCGTCACCGCCTCGATCAAGGCGGTCACCAGCGCCGTCAACCGCACCCGCGCCTGA
- a CDS encoding MFS transporter, which yields MGARDTIRTAVRNVVPPAGLTRALAVQAMVGAVGSGLFHAGSAVFFTRALGLSAAQVGLGLSIAAGVSLLGTVPLGGLTDRYGPQRVWVVGLVLNAALFATYPFVGGFAGFLAVVVALAAVDASTGVARQVYSINALPPAERVTAMAYQRSSLNVGFGLGAVISGLVLAVDTIEAYRGMVWFIATVFLVTALFIRRLPRLPQVARPVEPMGRLAVLRDRPFMAVSLLSGLLTAHGVLYLTVMPLWILTHTDAPKTVIAALVLLNTVLIVLLQVRVSRGSDTAAGAARASRRGGLLIALFCLVLPISGVTRGTLTVVVLVAAATLLILAELIESAGTWGLTATLPPDDQRGAYVGALRLGEQVQYLIAPAGLTALGVTTGGWGWYPTAAIFVLVGSAIVPAVAWAERTPRLGGVPGSTEAVTPVP from the coding sequence ATGGGGGCCAGAGACACCATCCGTACCGCCGTCCGAAACGTCGTACCGCCGGCCGGGCTGACCCGCGCGCTGGCCGTGCAGGCCATGGTCGGAGCCGTCGGCAGCGGCCTGTTCCACGCCGGCAGCGCCGTCTTCTTCACCCGGGCCCTCGGGCTCAGCGCCGCCCAGGTCGGGCTGGGCCTGTCCATCGCGGCAGGCGTGTCGCTGCTCGGCACGGTGCCGCTCGGCGGGCTCACCGACCGGTACGGGCCGCAGCGGGTCTGGGTGGTCGGGCTGGTGCTGAACGCCGCACTCTTCGCGACGTACCCGTTCGTGGGCGGCTTCGCGGGCTTCCTCGCCGTGGTGGTGGCGCTGGCGGCGGTGGACGCGTCGACCGGGGTGGCCCGTCAGGTCTACTCGATCAACGCGCTCCCGCCGGCCGAACGGGTCACCGCGATGGCGTACCAGCGGTCGTCGTTGAACGTCGGCTTCGGGCTGGGCGCGGTGATCAGCGGCCTGGTGCTGGCGGTGGACACGATCGAGGCGTACCGGGGAATGGTCTGGTTCATCGCGACGGTCTTCCTGGTCACGGCCCTTTTCATTCGACGACTGCCCCGACTGCCGCAGGTGGCCCGGCCGGTGGAGCCGATGGGTCGGCTCGCCGTACTGCGGGACCGGCCGTTCATGGCGGTGTCCCTGCTGTCCGGGCTGCTCACCGCGCACGGGGTGCTCTACCTGACGGTCATGCCGCTCTGGATCCTCACCCACACCGACGCCCCGAAGACCGTGATCGCCGCCCTGGTGCTGCTCAACACGGTCCTGATCGTGCTGCTCCAGGTACGCGTCAGCCGAGGCTCCGACACCGCCGCGGGCGCGGCGCGGGCGTCCCGCCGCGGTGGCCTGCTGATCGCGCTCTTCTGTCTGGTCCTGCCAATCTCCGGGGTCACCCGGGGCACGCTCACCGTGGTGGTGCTGGTGGCCGCCGCGACGCTGCTGATCCTGGCCGAGCTGATCGAGTCGGCGGGCACCTGGGGGCTCACCGCCACCCTTCCGCCGGACGACCAGCGCGGCGCGTACGTGGGGGCGCTGCGGCTCGGCGAGCAGGTGCAATACCTGATCGCGCCGGCGGGGCTGACCGCGCTCGGTGTGACGACCGGCGGCTGGGGCTGGTATCCGACGGCGGCGATCTTCGTGCTGGTCGGGTCGGCGATCGTGCCGGCGGTGGCCTGGGCGGAGCGGACGCCCCGGCTGGGCGGAGTGCCGGGGTCCACCGAAGCGGTGACTCCGGTCCCATAG
- a CDS encoding ArsR/SmtB family transcription factor, which translates to MSELRFSLADVAGVRLAVSPVNETVMSMWALADPVRYPVHLPWIDRARVTLRRPEVATRVRPLTELTWRGCPLPDFLTPAARPNVEMAEQLDQIAATPPAVVVRDLMATTPRRPLSPFGLALLADPRGLLPQLVDAVRVWYDEAIAPDWPRMRALLDADVTYRAAQLAESGAGRFFGQLHPSLRWLGDRLVSDDPFERDFDLRGRGLALNPTVFTDRRVLWNLLEDSLPAGAYPVRAVGTLWEAATPPPGDPLARVLGPGRAALLHLLDSAVTTTDLARLTGMSAGNVSQHLTALHAAGLVARCRVGRHVLYRNTDVGAALLRAPRGV; encoded by the coding sequence GTGTCCGAGTTGCGCTTCAGCCTGGCGGACGTGGCGGGTGTGCGGCTCGCCGTGTCGCCGGTCAACGAGACGGTCATGAGCATGTGGGCGCTGGCCGACCCGGTCCGCTATCCGGTGCACCTGCCCTGGATCGACCGCGCGCGGGTGACCCTGCGCCGTCCCGAGGTCGCCACCCGGGTCCGACCGCTGACGGAGCTGACCTGGCGCGGTTGCCCGTTGCCCGACTTCCTCACCCCGGCGGCCCGCCCGAACGTGGAGATGGCCGAGCAGCTCGACCAGATCGCGGCGACGCCGCCGGCCGTGGTGGTCCGGGACCTGATGGCGACCACCCCGCGCCGGCCGCTGAGTCCGTTCGGGCTGGCGCTGCTCGCCGACCCCCGTGGGCTGCTGCCGCAGCTCGTCGACGCGGTGCGGGTCTGGTACGACGAGGCGATCGCCCCGGACTGGCCGCGGATGCGCGCGCTGCTCGACGCCGACGTGACGTACCGCGCGGCCCAGCTCGCCGAGAGCGGCGCCGGCCGGTTCTTCGGGCAGCTCCACCCGAGCCTGCGCTGGCTCGGCGACCGGTTGGTCAGCGACGATCCGTTCGAGCGGGACTTCGACCTGCGTGGTCGCGGGTTGGCGCTCAACCCGACGGTGTTCACCGACCGGCGGGTGCTGTGGAACCTGCTGGAGGACTCGTTGCCGGCCGGGGCGTATCCGGTCCGGGCGGTCGGGACGCTCTGGGAGGCGGCCACACCGCCGCCCGGCGACCCGCTGGCCAGGGTGCTGGGCCCCGGCCGGGCCGCGCTGCTGCACCTGCTCGACTCGGCGGTGACCACGACCGACCTGGCCCGGCTGACCGGGATGTCGGCGGGAAACGTCTCCCAGCACCTCACCGCGCTGCACGCGGCCGGGCTGGTCGCCCGCTGCCGGGTCGGGCGGCACGTGCTCTATCGCAACACCGACGTCGGGGCGGCTCTGCTCCGAGCCCCCCGCGGCGTCTGA
- a CDS encoding nitroreductase family protein gives MADLTPLLAFRWSPRAFDPDARLSTDEEATLLEAARWAPSAGNAQPWRFALGHRQDETWKHILVGLPDADQGWARHAAALLLAAHAGDDPERSAYDLGQAVAHLTVQATALGLHVRQLTRLDRPRLATELDLPDDVRPLVVVAVGRLGDPATLPPDLYARETALRRRRPLPALLLR, from the coding sequence ATGGCCGACCTGACCCCGCTGCTCGCCTTCCGGTGGAGCCCGCGCGCCTTCGACCCCGACGCGCGGCTGAGCACCGACGAGGAGGCCACCCTGCTGGAGGCCGCCCGGTGGGCCCCCTCCGCGGGCAACGCCCAGCCGTGGCGGTTCGCGCTCGGACACCGGCAGGACGAGACCTGGAAGCACATCCTGGTCGGCCTGCCCGACGCCGACCAGGGCTGGGCCCGGCACGCCGCCGCCCTGCTGCTCGCCGCGCACGCCGGTGACGACCCCGAGCGGAGCGCCTACGACCTGGGCCAGGCGGTCGCCCACCTCACCGTGCAGGCCACCGCGCTGGGCCTGCACGTACGCCAGCTCACCCGGCTCGACCGGCCCCGCCTCGCCACCGAGCTGGACCTGCCCGACGACGTCCGGCCGCTGGTGGTGGTCGCCGTCGGCCGCCTCGGCGACCCGGCCACACTCCCGCCCGACCTGTACGCCCGGGAGACCGCGCTGCGCCGCCGACGCCCCCTGCCCGCCCTGCTGCTGCGCTGA
- a CDS encoding aspartate kinase, translating into MALVVQKYGGSSVANAERIKRVAERIVAARKAGDDVVVVVSAMGDTTDELLDLANQVSPLPPGRELDMLLTAGERISMALLAMAIHNLGYEARSFTGSQAGVITTSVHGRARIIDVTPGRLKGALDEGAVVIVAGFQGVSQDTKDVTTLGRGGSDTTAVALAAALHADVCEIYTDVDGIFSADPRIVPNARHIKQITYEEMLELAACGAKVLHLRSVEYARRAGLPIHVRSSYSTNTGTMVTGSMEDLPVEQALITGVAHDRSEAKITIVGVPDEPGAAARIFDTVAGAEINIDMIVQNVSTEGTGRTDISFTLPKADGPTAMAALSKIQESVKFKGLLYDDHVGKVSLIGAGMRSHPGVAAGFFAALGTAGVNIEMISTSEIRVSVVCRDTDLDKAVRAIHDAFELGGDTEAVVYAGTGR; encoded by the coding sequence GTGGCACTCGTGGTGCAGAAGTACGGCGGGTCCTCCGTCGCCAACGCCGAGCGGATCAAGCGGGTGGCCGAGCGCATCGTGGCGGCCCGCAAGGCGGGCGACGACGTGGTCGTGGTGGTCTCCGCCATGGGCGACACCACCGACGAGCTGCTCGACCTGGCCAACCAGGTCAGCCCGTTGCCGCCGGGCCGCGAGCTGGACATGCTGCTCACCGCCGGGGAGCGGATCTCCATGGCGCTGCTCGCCATGGCCATCCACAACCTGGGGTACGAGGCCCGCTCGTTCACCGGTTCCCAGGCCGGCGTGATCACCACCTCGGTGCACGGCCGGGCCCGGATCATCGACGTGACCCCGGGGCGGCTCAAGGGCGCGCTGGACGAGGGCGCGGTGGTCATCGTCGCCGGTTTCCAGGGCGTCTCGCAGGACACCAAGGACGTCACCACGCTCGGTCGGGGCGGCTCCGACACCACCGCCGTGGCGCTCGCCGCCGCGCTCCACGCCGACGTCTGCGAGATCTACACCGACGTGGACGGCATCTTCTCCGCCGACCCGCGGATCGTGCCGAACGCCCGGCACATCAAGCAGATCACCTACGAGGAGATGCTGGAGCTGGCCGCCTGCGGCGCGAAGGTGCTGCACCTGCGCAGCGTCGAGTACGCCCGGCGCGCGGGCTTGCCGATCCACGTCCGTTCGTCATACTCGACCAACACCGGCACGATGGTCACCGGATCGATGGAGGACCTTCCTGTGGAACAGGCACTGATCACCGGGGTCGCCCACGACCGCAGCGAGGCGAAGATCACCATCGTCGGCGTGCCGGACGAGCCGGGCGCCGCCGCGCGGATCTTCGACACCGTGGCCGGCGCCGAGATCAACATCGACATGATCGTGCAGAACGTGTCCACCGAGGGCACCGGCCGCACCGACATCTCGTTCACGCTGCCCAAGGCGGACGGCCCGACCGCGATGGCCGCGCTCAGCAAGATCCAGGAGTCGGTCAAGTTCAAGGGCCTGCTCTACGACGACCACGTCGGCAAGGTCTCGCTGATCGGCGCCGGCATGCGCTCGCACCCGGGTGTCGCCGCCGGGTTCTTCGCCGCGCTCGGCACCGCCGGGGTGAACATCGAGATGATCTCCACCTCGGAGATCCGGGTCTCCGTGGTCTGCCGGGACACCGACCTCGACAAGGCGGTCCGGGCCATCCACGACGCCTTCGAGCTGGGTGGTGACACCGAAGCCGTCGTCTACGCCGGCACCGGGCGGTAG
- a CDS encoding aspartate-semialdehyde dehydrogenase: protein MASLPTLAVVGATGAVGTVMCQILSSRRNVWGEIRLLASERSAGRRILCRGEELTVQALTADAFDGVDVAMFDVPDDVAAEWAPVAVARGAVVVDNSGAFRMDRDVPLVVPEINPEQVRNRPKGIIANANCTTLAMIVAIAPLHREYGLRELVLASYQAVSGAGQAGVDALHLQLGKIAGDRVLGSRAGDVRQAVGDELGPFPAPLALNVVPWAGSLADGGWSSEEMKLRNESRKILGLPDLKISATCVRVPVVTGHSVAVHAVFATEVDAEGAREVLRNAPGVILVDDPAAGEFPMPIDAVGTDPSWVGRIRRAVDDPRALDLFVTGDNLRKGAALNTAQIAELLAKALTP, encoded by the coding sequence ATGGCGTCGTTACCCACCCTCGCCGTGGTCGGGGCGACAGGTGCCGTCGGCACGGTGATGTGCCAGATCCTCTCCTCCCGCCGCAACGTGTGGGGCGAGATCCGGTTGCTCGCCTCCGAACGGTCGGCCGGTCGCCGCATCCTGTGCCGGGGTGAGGAGCTGACCGTCCAGGCGCTCACCGCCGACGCGTTCGACGGTGTCGACGTGGCGATGTTCGACGTGCCGGACGACGTGGCGGCCGAGTGGGCGCCGGTCGCGGTGGCGCGCGGCGCGGTGGTGGTGGACAACTCCGGCGCGTTCCGGATGGACCGGGACGTGCCGCTGGTGGTCCCCGAGATCAACCCCGAGCAGGTGCGCAACCGGCCGAAGGGGATCATCGCCAACGCCAACTGCACCACCCTGGCGATGATCGTGGCGATCGCCCCGCTGCACCGCGAGTACGGCCTGCGCGAGCTGGTCCTCGCCTCGTACCAGGCGGTGTCCGGGGCGGGGCAGGCCGGGGTGGACGCGCTGCACCTCCAGCTCGGCAAGATCGCCGGGGACCGGGTGCTCGGGTCCCGCGCCGGCGACGTGCGCCAGGCGGTCGGCGACGAGCTGGGCCCGTTCCCGGCGCCGTTGGCGCTGAACGTGGTGCCGTGGGCCGGCTCGCTGGCCGACGGCGGCTGGTCCTCCGAGGAGATGAAGCTCCGCAACGAGTCGCGCAAGATCCTCGGGCTGCCCGACCTGAAGATCTCCGCCACCTGCGTCCGGGTGCCCGTGGTGACCGGTCACTCGGTCGCCGTGCACGCGGTCTTCGCCACCGAGGTGGACGCCGAGGGCGCCCGCGAGGTGCTGCGCAACGCGCCGGGCGTGATCCTGGTCGACGACCCGGCGGCCGGGGAGTTCCCGATGCCGATCGACGCGGTCGGCACCGACCCGTCCTGGGTGGGCCGCATCCGCCGCGCCGTGGACGACCCCAGAGCCCTGGACCTCTTCGTGACCGGCGACAACCTCCGCAAGGGCGCCGCCCTCAACACCGCCCAGATCGCCGAACTCCTCGCCAAGGCCCTCACCCCCTGA
- a CDS encoding GGDEF domain-containing protein yields MDHERVLRDVTARLPTASTVPEACQWTAAALARHTPATATILLRVHDRLRCVAATGAWQVFSHVPATTDGTPAHHRPEPSVVRRVYASGETAAVPDVAADPDYLPVRPDVTAELCVPVRDPDGHPIGVLDLQWSEPVGLTPWRETAERLADRLGARIAALGGPPAESRSEKLLRHAAAFTAAPTDWDLTTAAIAAARDVSALAAAVLVLTGRRGPRLNAPTDTPGELEARIRAELGEAGPVALDRMIDRAHRYGSAYTLGEAGHPPTEEYLPLTRAGARTLVAVPVGTPTAGGVLLVADERLLRPDPTTVNLIELLAGQAWTCRDRLRTLARLREQANSDPLTGLRHTGPFGQRIASATPGRTALLAIDVDGFKDVNDTYGHQAGDRLLVGLARALEGALRQGDELYRTGGDEFVAVIEVSRPEEAVRIAERLTEAARRTGRTISVGVALPRPGETPERTLHRADQALYAVKRHGRDGIHLSAA; encoded by the coding sequence GTGGATCACGAGCGAGTTCTCCGCGACGTCACGGCACGCCTTCCCACGGCGTCGACCGTGCCGGAGGCGTGCCAGTGGACGGCCGCCGCGCTCGCCCGGCACACCCCGGCGACCGCGACGATCCTGCTCCGGGTCCACGACCGGCTCCGGTGCGTCGCGGCGACCGGCGCCTGGCAGGTCTTCTCGCACGTCCCGGCGACGACCGACGGGACGCCGGCCCACCACCGGCCCGAGCCGTCCGTGGTGCGGCGGGTCTACGCCTCCGGGGAGACCGCCGCCGTGCCCGACGTGGCCGCCGACCCCGACTACCTCCCGGTCCGGCCGGACGTCACCGCGGAGCTCTGCGTGCCGGTACGCGACCCGGACGGCCACCCGATCGGCGTGCTCGACCTGCAGTGGAGCGAACCGGTCGGGCTCACGCCGTGGCGGGAGACCGCCGAGCGGCTGGCCGACCGGCTCGGCGCCCGGATCGCGGCGCTCGGCGGCCCGCCGGCCGAGAGCCGCAGCGAGAAGCTGCTCCGGCACGCTGCCGCGTTCACCGCCGCGCCGACGGACTGGGACCTGACGACCGCCGCGATCGCCGCCGCCCGGGACGTGTCCGCGCTCGCCGCGGCCGTGCTGGTGCTCACCGGGCGGCGCGGGCCCCGGTTGAACGCGCCCACCGACACCCCCGGTGAGCTGGAGGCGCGGATCCGGGCCGAGCTGGGTGAGGCCGGGCCGGTCGCGCTGGACCGGATGATCGACCGTGCCCACCGGTACGGCTCGGCGTACACGCTGGGCGAGGCGGGGCACCCGCCGACCGAGGAGTATCTGCCGCTGACCCGGGCCGGCGCGCGCACGCTGGTGGCGGTGCCGGTCGGCACGCCGACCGCCGGCGGGGTGCTGCTGGTCGCCGACGAGCGGCTGCTGCGCCCCGACCCGACCACCGTCAACCTGATCGAGTTGCTGGCCGGGCAGGCGTGGACCTGCCGGGACCGGCTGCGCACGCTGGCGCGGCTGCGCGAGCAGGCCAACTCCGATCCGCTCACCGGCCTCCGGCACACCGGCCCGTTCGGGCAGCGGATCGCCAGCGCCACGCCGGGGCGTACCGCCCTGCTGGCGATCGACGTGGACGGGTTCAAGGACGTCAACGACACGTACGGCCACCAGGCCGGCGACCGGCTGCTGGTGGGGCTGGCCCGGGCGCTGGAGGGCGCGCTGCGGCAGGGCGACGAGCTGTACCGGACCGGGGGCGACGAGTTCGTCGCGGTGATCGAGGTGAGCCGCCCGGAGGAGGCGGTCCGGATCGCCGAGCGGTTGACCGAGGCGGCCCGGCGTACCGGTCGGACGATCAGCGTCGGCGTCGCGCTGCCCCGCCCCGGCGAGACCCCCGAGCGCACCCTCCACCGCGCCGACCAGGCCCTCTACGCGGTCAAACGCCACGGCCGAGACGGCATCCACCTCTCCGCCGCCTGA